GAACATGACGCCATGACCATGCTGGTAATCGCGGAACCAGAGGCCTACATATTTGTTGTTGTTCTGGAAATAGTAGGTGCCTTTACCATGCTGTTGGTCCTGCATCCACTGTCCCTCATACTTTTCGCCATCACTGAAGGTATAAACGCCATAACCTTCACGTTTACCTTTCATATAAGAGCCTTCGTAGGTATCCCCATTCTTATAGATGGTAGTACCTTTTCCCTGCGGCTTTCCGCTCACCATTTCTCCTTTAAACTGACCTCCGTCACGGGTGATGCAAGAGCCTAGCGATATCTTCTGGGCTGAGGCATCAACCGATGCCATAGCCAAAGCCAAGGCAAGGAAAAAACACTTGCTCCGACAGGACAATTTGGTATGTTGTTTCTTATTGTATTTCATATTCTACAGTTATAGTCTGACTTATCAATCCCCAAAGTTACGGTTTTTTCCTCAAATAGCCAAATAGATTAAACAAATTTAAGGTAAAATCATGAAAATAGATTTTTATCTGAAAAAATCTGCAGCTTGATACAATAAACAAACACAATTTTCGTTTTTACGAAAATCGAGAATAAAATCACTAAAACAGTAAAATTATGATTTTAAATTGCGCCATCATAGATGAAGATCCAGAAGCTTTGCAACTCCTGGAACAGTATATAGAGAAAACTCCGACCCTGCATTTGATCGGAGCCTACAAAAGTGCGATAGATGCTGTAGACGGCATCCATCACAACCATCTCGACATACTTTTTCTCGCCATCCACATGCAGCAGATCAGTGGTCTGGAATTTGCAAAGGTTGTACCCAAGAACGTGAAGATTGTCTTCACCACCGCATTCAAAGAGTATGCCATCGAAGCCTACAAAGTGAATACATTCGACTATCTGCTCAAGCCCATCACCTACGATGACTTTATGGGATCATGCCAGAAAGTCTTCGAAAGCTACATGCAGGACGATAACTACAACCCTATCAAGCGCGACGGTTTTCTGGTGGTAAAACGAGATTACAAATGCGTAAGAATCCCAATAGATGATATTCTGTTTGTTGACTGCGACAAAGACTACATCCGTTTCCATCTTGAGGGCAGGCCTAACATCAGAACCCTGGGCAACCTCAAACAGTTGGAAGAAAGGTTGCCAAGAGAGAAATTCAAGCGTGTACACCGTTCGTTCCTTGCCAACATGACAAAGTTTGATACGGTAGACCAGCAGCACATTACCTATGGCGACCAGAGCATTCCGATATCAGAAACCTACTTTGAATTTATCAAGAAATATCTGGAAGACCATTCTCTATGATGGTCTTCCAAATCATTTTATCCTACCTTTCTTATAATATCTGCAATGGTGATGATATTAGGATAGAAGCTCCATGTGCCAACAGGAAATCGTGATCTCTGAATCCCCAAAGAACAGAGATACAAGGCATTCCACTGTTCTTTGCCGTCATCACATCCACGTCGCTGTCGCCGATATATACCGCCCTTTCTCTATTCGCATGCAGCTGTCGCAAGGCTTCGTTTACAGTATCTGGAGCCGGTTTTTTCTTGATATTCTCCCGCTCTCCTATCGCCACATCTACCAGGTCGCCGAAGAAATGGCGGCAGATTTCCTGGGTAGCTGCATAAAATTTGTTGCTTACGACCG
This Segatella copri DSM 18205 DNA region includes the following protein-coding sequences:
- a CDS encoding LytR/AlgR family response regulator transcription factor → MILNCAIIDEDPEALQLLEQYIEKTPTLHLIGAYKSAIDAVDGIHHNHLDILFLAIHMQQISGLEFAKVVPKNVKIVFTTAFKEYAIEAYKVNTFDYLLKPITYDDFMGSCQKVFESYMQDDNYNPIKRDGFLVVKRDYKCVRIPIDDILFVDCDKDYIRFHLEGRPNIRTLGNLKQLEERLPREKFKRVHRSFLANMTKFDTVDQQHITYGDQSIPISETYFEFIKKYLEDHSL